The Spirosoma radiotolerans genome has a window encoding:
- a CDS encoding RNA polymerase sigma factor, translating to MSTRPLPIYSTELEFYTALTRRDERAYQFLYADVFPSFRYWVLSNSGSEMDAEDSFQKGLLNFLLNVETGKYQLQAEARITTVVFEYCKRVWQTELKSARFRTKATLPDAIDTADTADVVKDLERMDVVEAVRKSLDQLKGECRKLMEWFYMDDLSLRDIAERLGMKESSVKSKRYDCAEKLKAFYLKTATQQGL from the coding sequence ATGTCAACCCGACCGCTTCCTATTTACTCAACTGAACTCGAATTTTATACGGCCTTGACCCGTCGCGATGAGCGGGCTTATCAGTTTTTATACGCGGATGTGTTCCCTTCCTTTCGGTATTGGGTACTGTCCAACAGTGGCTCCGAGATGGACGCCGAAGATTCGTTTCAGAAAGGCTTACTTAATTTTCTGCTGAACGTAGAGACCGGAAAATATCAGCTTCAGGCAGAAGCCCGCATCACCACGGTCGTCTTTGAATATTGTAAACGCGTATGGCAGACGGAGTTGAAGTCGGCTCGGTTCCGGACAAAAGCTACCTTGCCTGATGCAATCGACACCGCCGATACAGCCGATGTAGTTAAGGATCTTGAACGAATGGATGTGGTGGAGGCCGTTCGGAAATCGCTGGACCAGCTTAAAGGTGAATGCCGGAAATTGATGGAGTGGTTTTATATGGATGATCTCTCCTTAAGGGACATTGCCGAACGACTTGGCATGAAAGAATCTTCGGTTAAATCGAAGCGCTATGATTGCGCAGAAAAGCTCAAAGCGTTTTACCTGAAAACAGCGACTCAGCAAGGGTTATGA
- a CDS encoding LamG-like jellyroll fold domain-containing protein, whose product MQTSRTYLLILFSVCGLGSLLLSCGNWEVPTKKTQRECVKPSGTLNAPTQQRKVDFSISNSGGTIDKVNWDFGNGSTSATTGMTVSYTYPANGTYTVKATLTNTCGLETTIQQTVTVSDAVKPTVTLQAITTVSTTSALAGMTITSNGNATITQYGICYSATNQTPDKENDTVVQGALPAPTGTAVPMSLTGLQSNVIYYARSFATNAAGTVYSAVQTFQTGQNPVVVTNGTASVGVTTASINLVVQHLGNPAAIEYGIYYSSTTNIPDVNSPSVKIVSPTAGANVVVNLNDLTSNKTYYYRSFARLASGEIIYGPIMSFTTQIDPVAQDLIASVSFTDQSLLDVSGYNNHVQLVDNPTFTTDHKGRPNSAIFLDGVNDYFYMPENSNNSLNPEALSVSIWFKMSSFTHRMQVYNKSRFSDSNFETYSALLKLENDLGPNTTVMTNIKQNSGCQPGKGWLEFPFTSRIEVNTWYHLVFTYSGRTVRMYLNNVPLYTNTDLPLDKMDKCPGAELKFGAAIQGLNWYFHGAMDDIRIYKRALTASEVDALYKQ is encoded by the coding sequence ATGCAGACATCACGTACGTATCTTCTTATCCTTTTTTCAGTCTGTGGCCTCGGTAGTCTGCTTTTAAGTTGTGGCAACTGGGAAGTCCCTACTAAAAAAACACAGCGCGAGTGTGTTAAACCATCGGGAACGCTCAATGCCCCGACACAGCAGCGGAAAGTCGACTTTTCAATTAGTAACAGCGGTGGCACCATCGATAAAGTGAACTGGGATTTCGGTAATGGAAGTACTTCGGCTACTACAGGAATGACCGTGAGCTACACGTACCCCGCCAATGGTACGTATACGGTAAAGGCTACCCTGACGAACACCTGCGGCCTTGAAACCACAATACAGCAGACCGTTACTGTGAGTGATGCCGTTAAGCCGACGGTGACATTGCAGGCAATCACGACCGTTTCCACTACCTCAGCATTGGCCGGAATGACCATCACTTCTAATGGAAACGCGACGATTACCCAGTACGGTATTTGCTATTCGGCAACAAATCAAACGCCAGATAAAGAGAACGATACCGTAGTTCAGGGCGCACTACCAGCACCTACTGGCACAGCTGTCCCTATGTCGCTAACCGGCCTCCAGTCAAATGTGATCTACTACGCTCGTAGCTTTGCCACCAATGCCGCTGGAACCGTTTATAGTGCTGTACAAACATTCCAGACGGGCCAAAATCCGGTGGTTGTTACAAACGGCACCGCGAGTGTAGGTGTCACAACGGCTTCGATTAATTTGGTCGTACAGCATCTGGGCAATCCAGCCGCCATCGAGTATGGAATTTACTACTCATCAACGACCAATATACCGGATGTAAACAGCCCTTCGGTTAAAATCGTCAGCCCTACCGCAGGGGCCAATGTCGTTGTTAACCTAAACGACCTGACTTCAAACAAAACCTACTATTATCGTTCGTTTGCCAGGCTGGCATCGGGAGAGATCATATATGGACCGATCATGTCCTTTACGACCCAAATTGACCCTGTCGCTCAGGACCTCATTGCCTCTGTTTCGTTCACAGACCAATCGCTTTTGGATGTCAGCGGGTATAATAACCATGTTCAATTAGTCGATAACCCTACTTTTACGACTGACCATAAGGGTAGACCTAATTCAGCTATTTTCTTAGACGGTGTGAATGATTATTTCTATATGCCTGAGAATAGCAACAACAGCCTGAATCCTGAAGCACTGTCCGTAAGTATCTGGTTTAAAATGTCTTCCTTCACGCACCGGATGCAGGTATACAATAAGTCTCGCTTTAGTGATAGTAATTTTGAAACCTATAGTGCCTTATTGAAGCTGGAAAACGATCTTGGTCCTAATACTACAGTTATGACCAATATTAAACAGAATAGCGGATGTCAGCCCGGAAAAGGATGGCTGGAATTTCCCTTTACCAGCCGAATTGAAGTAAACACCTGGTACCATTTGGTATTTACCTACAGTGGAAGAACCGTTCGAATGTATTTGAACAACGTTCCCTTATATACAAACACTGATCTCCCTCTCGATAAAATGGATAAATGTCCGGGTGCGGAGTTGAAATTTGGCGCGGCCATTCAAGGGCTTAACTGGTACTTCCATGGCGCAATGGACGACATTCGTATTTACAAACGGGCGTTGACAGCCAGCGAAGTGGATGCGTTGTACAAGCAATAA
- a CDS encoding tetratricopeptide repeat protein: MHKLLHLFILILFLSFAMVPSAKVLGRTSSAVMVDEEYDRYKKRGDDLFKEGKYLEARRQYQNCLEVPGFENDPYAKEQIQECTTGIALRQQADDAMRQGKGLDAVKLLDQLLNLNPDDLITKGQFADYYEREGNKFFNQKRYLESLNNYEQALKYATLAKRESLQIQIRIVKERLKPAKLIGIKVVTGLVAVGAGAYAALLRSDYRSKMSTLNQVSQTVDPTGSGVIANPDSYRQYDAAYNAAQAAQEKNGLFKACVGVAAVATVAELYLLLHKPKSRVSGLQWKPSSQSWGLAIGYTF, encoded by the coding sequence ATGCATAAACTATTACACCTCTTCATCCTTATCCTGTTCCTGTCATTCGCTATGGTACCCTCCGCCAAGGTGCTGGGCCGGACCTCTAGTGCCGTCATGGTTGATGAGGAGTACGACCGGTACAAAAAACGCGGTGATGACCTGTTCAAAGAAGGTAAATACCTGGAAGCCCGTCGGCAATATCAGAACTGCCTCGAAGTTCCCGGCTTCGAGAATGACCCTTATGCCAAAGAGCAGATTCAGGAATGTACCACCGGAATTGCTTTACGCCAGCAGGCCGACGACGCCATGCGGCAGGGCAAAGGTCTGGACGCGGTCAAGCTCCTGGATCAACTGCTGAATTTAAACCCGGATGACCTGATCACAAAAGGGCAGTTCGCCGATTATTACGAACGAGAAGGTAATAAATTTTTTAATCAGAAACGGTATTTGGAATCTTTAAACAATTATGAGCAGGCTCTCAAGTACGCTACCCTAGCAAAACGTGAATCCCTGCAAATTCAAATCCGAATTGTTAAAGAACGCCTAAAACCTGCTAAACTTATTGGTATAAAGGTCGTTACGGGTTTGGTTGCGGTAGGAGCGGGCGCATATGCCGCTCTGTTGCGTAGCGATTACCGATCGAAAATGAGCACACTAAACCAGGTAAGCCAAACGGTCGATCCTACCGGAAGTGGCGTTATTGCCAACCCTGATAGCTATCGGCAATATGATGCGGCTTACAATGCCGCTCAGGCTGCTCAAGAGAAAAACGGGTTGTTCAAAGCCTGCGTGGGCGTGGCTGCCGTGGCAACCGTAGCCGAGCTTTATTTGCTGTTGCACAAGCCAAAATCCCGTGTCAGCGGGCTGCAATGGAAACCATCATCCCAGTCCTGGGGACTGGCAATTGGCTACACGTTTTGA